Proteins encoded in a region of the Triticum dicoccoides isolate Atlit2015 ecotype Zavitan chromosome 3A, WEW_v2.0, whole genome shotgun sequence genome:
- the LOC119266974 gene encoding metallothionein-like protein 1, giving the protein MSCCGGNCGCGSGCKCGNGCGGCKMYPEMDEGVNTASQTLIMGVAPSKGTPSFEAAAENGGCKCGPNCTCNPCTCK; this is encoded by the exons ATGTCGTGCTGCGGAGGCAACTGCGGGTGCGGATCCGGCTGCAAGTGCGGCAACGGCTGCGGAGG GTGCAAGATGTACCCTGAGATGGACGAGGGAGTGAACACCGCCTCCCAGACCCTCATCATGGGCGTTGCCCCCTCCAAGGGCACCCCGTCGTTCGAGGCCGCCGCCGAGAACGGAGGGTGCAAGTGCGGCCCCAACTGCACCTGCAACCCGTGCACCTGCAAGTGA